Within Sphingobium sp. SCG-1, the genomic segment CTATTCAGCACGTTGGCACCAGGCCCGTTTAGCGCAATAAGCGTCGATGACTGGCAGAAGGTGATGGCCGTCAATGTGCTGGGGCCATTTCTGACGGCCCGCGCCGCAGTTTCGGCGATGCGCGCGAGGGGTGCCGGCCGGATTGTGAACATCGCGTCGAACACTGTTCATAAGGGCGCGCCGGGCCTGCTGCATTATGTCACCAGCAAGGGTGCCGTGATCGGAATGACCAGAGCGCTGGCGCGGGAATTGGGGGCGGATAACATCACGGTCAATGCGCTCGCGCCTGGATTTACGCTGAGCAGCGGCGTCACCGCTAACGCCGCCTACCAGGATACGTTCAAGGCCGCTGCGGTCGACGTGCGCGCGATCCGGCGCGATCAGGTACCCCAGGATCTGGTGGGCGCACTGGCTTTCCTGGCGAGTGACGATGCGGCGTTCATGACAGGGCAGACGCTCGTCGTCGACGGCGGCAATATCTTCCTGTAGAATTAGTCGGAGCGGGCGATCGCCATCTTCCCGTTAACACCGTTGGGCTCATCTGCAGCTTGGATTGCCGGTTGATTAGGTCAATTGGACCCGCCCGTCCCCGTCGGGTCCGGCGGCACGTCCTTGCATGCGCGGGAAGCCTCCGGGATATTCCCTGTGGTGCTCGACATTCAGAAGCTGCTCGCCTCGACATCGTCACGGATGGCAGGTCCCCTGGGAGCGCTGCCTGCCGGTAGAGCGGATGCAGATATAATTCTGTGCAGGGATCTGACCAACGACTAAAACAACCAGGAAAAGGCACTGAGTTTAGCCAGTGTCGAGGAGCACTTCATTTATGAAGTCCACATTGATTTCTTGCGTGTGTGATTTCACGATGTCGCAGGAAGCTTTTACCGCTTCATCCTGTAGCTTGTCGGACAGCACCGCGCCGATGCTGCCGATGACGTTTCCGTCCGCGTCATACAAGGGCGCAGCAATGCCGATGACGCCTGCGTCGAGTTCGGAGTGAGTCACAGCGACGCCAGCGTTGCGGAGGCTGCGGAGCAATCCCCGAATGTCGTGCCATTCAGGCCCGAAGCCAACTTCGGCCAATTCCTGGCTGTGCCGCAAGCAATAGGATTTAACGAAGCGGGCGGGCAAATGGGCGAGGATGATTTTGGATGCAGCGCCTCTGTGGAGAGACATTAACTTACCGCGTTCATAACTGACGGTCAGCCCGCGTACGTCAGTAGGCTCCTGATGAATGCACATGACCTGATCGCGATAGAGACGGCATACCAGCACGACTGCTGGCACCGGGAGCGCTTTTAGAATCTTTTGCGTTCCGTTGCGCGCGGCGGCAATCAGGGGATCAAGAAGACGCATCTGACGGTCAAGCTGCGTAATGGCGGGCCCGAGAATGTAACAGCCGGAGCGGAACGCAACGATGAGACCTGCATCAGCAAGTACCTTGAAATAGCGATAAGTGGTGCTGCGTCCCAAATCCAGCTCTTGAGCAGCTTCATCGACCGTCCACTCTGGGCGCTCGAACGAAAAGAGATCAAGAACGGAGATAATATTGCTCGCTGTGCGCATAAACCCCTAAGGCTTTAGGTGACGATGAAGGACTGCGAAGTCTCCGCTCTTCGCTAACTAGCGGCTGGATTGTTGGCAACCTTCTTTGCGTTCCCTCCTGTCCATCATGCCCCACAGGGTTCCGCAGACGTTCAGCCAGTGGGCCCGAATTCTACGTGTGATCGTTCTTCAGCAGTATAAGCGAGCACCAGTAGGTGGCCAGCCTTTTGGCCATGGAAACAGCAACTGCCCACTCGCTCAAGGTCGGCAACGCTTGCCATCGAACCGCTGAGCCCGCAGCGCCCTGCTCGTTGATGGCTAAGCAATTGCGGGCCGATTATCGCCTTTGGCCCGCTCGTACCGGCTCCACTCCCTTCACTCCACGTCACCTGCTTTTCCGTAAAGCATATCGCCATCCCACTCCGCGTCTGCCCGAACCAGAACTTGTCTCTGTTCAAGGATGTCCGAAAGCGCTGGAGGCGACCGCTATTTCTAAGCAAATTTCTCTGAATAAGGGAATTTCGTTGACAAGCGCCGCTTCACGGCCTTTTGTGTCATAAGACAAGATCATATCAGATCGGGGGTCCGAGTAGGAGAGCGGAACGCTCGTGCGTGATCGAGCGAAGCGGATGCGCTGCTGCTTTGGCAAATAGGAAGCGGATGATGCCGAACCAAGCAATGCAGATCCGTGTTCGCCGAAGGAATCGGCTATGACACAAACCGGAAATATTCCTTTCTTCATGCCGACAAAGATTGTGTCGGGACAGGGCGGACTCGCGCGATGCGGCGCACTGGCCCAGTCAATCGGAATGGCCAAGCCGCTTGTGGTAACTGACGCTGTTATCGCCAAGCAGGACTTTTGTAAGTTTGTAGTTCAAGCCATAGAAGAGGCGGGGCTTCGCTACGAGCTGTTTGAAGACTGCGCAGTCGACGCACGGCTGCAACAGGCCGAATCGCTGGCCGGATTATGTCGCCGCAAAGGGCTTGATGGCGTTCTCGCGATAGGCGGCGGGTCGGTAATGTGCTGCGGCAAAGCAACGGCAATCTCCGCCGTCAATGAAGGCAGCCTCAGGGATTATGCCTTTCCCAGACTGGCCCCGCGCCATCCCTTGCCTACCCTCATGATTCCGACGACGGCCGGGTCGGGTGTCGAAGTCAGTCAGTTCAGCGTGCTGAAGGATGAAGAGCTTCACGAGAAGCTGATCGTCGGCGGCGCGAGCTGCTTCCCAACCCTTGCCTTGCTCGATCCGGCCACATTGGCGAGCTTGCCGAAAGCTCTGGCGGCGGCAAGCGCGGTGGATGCGCTTTGCCATGCGCTGGAAGCCTATTTTTCGAGCTTAGCAACACCGTTGACGGACAGCATCGCGATTGGCTCGGCCAAAACGCTATATAATTGTATGCGCAAGTCTGTTCTTGATCGAGATCTCGACGCGCAAGCCGATAATCTTCTGGCAAGCTCGATGGCTAACATAGCCTGTGGCAACGCGCGGCTTGGTTTGGGGCACGCGCTGAGCGATCCGCTGGAAAGCCATCTCGACGTTCCGCACACCGTAGGCGTCTCCGTGCTGCTGCCGCGCGTCGTCGCCTTCTGCGCGGAGGCGGCTCCGGCCAAGGCCACAATCGTGGCGCAAGCACTGGGAGGCGTGCCCGGTCAAAGGGATCCGATCGATCATATTCGCCGATCACTTTTCGATTTATACGATGACCTTGGACTTCGGAAGAGCTTTTCACTTGAGCAGCTTCCGTTAGAGAAAGCGTCGGCAATTGCGGCGCTAGCCGTGCCCGGATTGTACGGAGGCATGGTTCCACACAGCATTGATAACGAAACACTTATTAACAGTCCCGCGCTCCGCAGCATGACGGTGAAGCAGGCGAGGGAGTGCCTTCTTGCCTGCTTGTCTGAGTGACAGCCATGTTGATTGATTTCCACCATCATTATCTGCCACCCTTTCTCATCGAGGCTTTCGAAGAGGCAGGACGTCGCGCGTCCTTGGCTCGATTCCCCGAATGGTCTCGCGATGGTTCGCTGGCCTTGCTGGACTTGATCGGTGCCGAGATGGCGATGATGTCGGCCCCGACACCCGGCGTGCATCTGGGGGATAATGGCGCTGCAGCCGATCTGGCGCGCCGCTGTAACGACTTCACGGCCGGGCTTTCGGTGGAAACAGCGGGGCGGTTGAGTGCTTTTGCGACCTTATCCCTCCCTGACATCGACGCCGCGTGTAAGGAAGCCGAACTGGCGCTCAACATGGGCTTTCTGGGAGTGGGCGTGCTCGCTAGCTATGGCGATATTTTTCTTGGCGATCCGCTGTTGGATCCGTTAATGAGCATATTGGACGAACGCGGCGCGATGATGTTCGTGCATCCCGTTGGACATCTCAGCAGCAGTGCGCTGGCGCAGCCTGCCCCATTGTGGATGATCGAGTATCCGATTGACACCACCCGGGCAGCGCTCAATATGATCTTAGCCGGAACTCAGGATCGCTTTCCCAACATCCGCATTATCCTTGCGCATGCAGGGGGTTGCCTGCCCTTTCTCAGCGTGAGGCTGCGGGAAATGTCGGTGATTGACAGCCGGTTCGCGCATCTCACTCCCGAACGCATCGACCGCCATATTGCAGGCTTTTATTATGATCTTGCTCAGGCGTCCGGTGCCGCAACCTTTGCGGCGCTTGGCGTCGTGGCGCAACCTAATCATCTGCTGTTCGGCAGTGATTTTCCCTATTGCGGACGGCAGGCGATCCAGAACATGGCTGACAATGTGTCGTACCTTGCCGGCGGCTTTGGCCGCTTGCGCACAAATGGCAGCAAACTTCTGAAATCGGCATCCGAGGGAAGAGCCGGTGGTAACGTCAAGGTGAGAGGGGAAATTATTGCATGAACGAGCCAGCGGAGCTGAACAGCGCCGACGAAGCCGGTGGGCATTTGGCTGGACTCAAAGCGGAACTCGTGAAGGCCAACAAGATATTGGTGCGCTATGGCATCGTCGATGCGTTTGGCCATATCAGTGTACGTCACCCCTCAAAGCCCGGAATATTCCTTATGGCGAGGAGTGTTCCTCCCGGTGTGGTGCAGACAGACGACATTAAGGAGCATCGCCTGGACGGTGAATTGGTGAATGATGACGGCTCCAAGCTTTTTCTAGAACGTTTCATTCATGGCGAGATATTCGCAGCGCGCCCCGAGGTGCAATCCGTCGTCCATAGCCATTCGCCCACGATCGTGGCGTTCGGCGTTGTGGAATCTTTGCCTTTACAAGCGATATGCCACACCTGCGGGTTCCTTAAGGGGCCGACGCCGAATTTCGAGATGCGCGATTTCGCGGGAGATGACACGAACCTTCTCATCGATTCACGGGAGAAAGCCCATTCGCTAGTCGGCATCCTGGCTGACAAGAATGTGGTCCTTATGCGCGGCCATGGTTCAACGGTGGTCGGATCCAGTATCGGACAGGCTGTTTATCGAGCAGTCTACACCGAGACGAACGCACGCATTCAGGCCACTGCGACGACGCTCGGCACCATCAAATATCTTTCGGATGCCGAAGCGGATGCCTGCGAGGCGCTGAATGAAAAGCAGGTCGAGCGTACATGGCAATTATGGAAGCATGAGACCTAAGCTCGCGGAGGCGCGGTGTAGAACTGCGGAAGGTAAGGAGAGAGTCATGAATCAGGTCATCGAAAAAGTCGCGCAACCTAGAATGGTCGAAGCCCAACTTAGCTACTGTGGTCATATGGATTACAAACCGCAAATCGGTGTACGCACGAAGTTAAAGGATGGCAGCGTGGAAAGCGACGCCGATCGCGCGAACCGCG encodes:
- a CDS encoding SDR family NAD(P)-dependent oxidoreductase; the protein is MPSLDQRVAIVTGGASGIGLEFSRRLASDGAAVVIVDIDGATEAAARLISQGLKAIGVRANVSSEDDVAGMVEAACSTFGGLDILVNNAALFSTLAPGPFSAISVDDWQKVMAVNVLGPFLTARAAVSAMRARGAGRIVNIASNTVHKGAPGLLHYVTSKGAVIGMTRALARELGADNITVNALAPGFTLSSGVTANAAYQDTFKAAAVDVRAIRRDQVPQDLVGALAFLASDDAAFMTGQTLVVDGGNIFL
- a CDS encoding IclR family transcriptional regulator; protein product: MRTASNIISVLDLFSFERPEWTVDEAAQELDLGRSTTYRYFKVLADAGLIVAFRSGCYILGPAITQLDRQMRLLDPLIAAARNGTQKILKALPVPAVVLVCRLYRDQVMCIHQEPTDVRGLTVSYERGKLMSLHRGAASKIILAHLPARFVKSYCLRHSQELAEVGFGPEWHDIRGLLRSLRNAGVAVTHSELDAGVIGIAAPLYDADGNVIGSIGAVLSDKLQDEAVKASCDIVKSHTQEINVDFINEVLLDTG
- a CDS encoding iron-containing alcohol dehydrogenase — protein: MPTKIVSGQGGLARCGALAQSIGMAKPLVVTDAVIAKQDFCKFVVQAIEEAGLRYELFEDCAVDARLQQAESLAGLCRRKGLDGVLAIGGGSVMCCGKATAISAVNEGSLRDYAFPRLAPRHPLPTLMIPTTAGSGVEVSQFSVLKDEELHEKLIVGGASCFPTLALLDPATLASLPKALAAASAVDALCHALEAYFSSLATPLTDSIAIGSAKTLYNCMRKSVLDRDLDAQADNLLASSMANIACGNARLGLGHALSDPLESHLDVPHTVGVSVLLPRVVAFCAEAAPAKATIVAQALGGVPGQRDPIDHIRRSLFDLYDDLGLRKSFSLEQLPLEKASAIAALAVPGLYGGMVPHSIDNETLINSPALRSMTVKQARECLLACLSE
- a CDS encoding amidohydrolase family protein; this encodes MLIDFHHHYLPPFLIEAFEEAGRRASLARFPEWSRDGSLALLDLIGAEMAMMSAPTPGVHLGDNGAAADLARRCNDFTAGLSVETAGRLSAFATLSLPDIDAACKEAELALNMGFLGVGVLASYGDIFLGDPLLDPLMSILDERGAMMFVHPVGHLSSSALAQPAPLWMIEYPIDTTRAALNMILAGTQDRFPNIRIILAHAGGCLPFLSVRLREMSVIDSRFAHLTPERIDRHIAGFYYDLAQASGAATFAALGVVAQPNHLLFGSDFPYCGRQAIQNMADNVSYLAGGFGRLRTNGSKLLKSASEGRAGGNVKVRGEIIA
- a CDS encoding class II aldolase/adducin family protein, translated to MNEPAELNSADEAGGHLAGLKAELVKANKILVRYGIVDAFGHISVRHPSKPGIFLMARSVPPGVVQTDDIKEHRLDGELVNDDGSKLFLERFIHGEIFAARPEVQSVVHSHSPTIVAFGVVESLPLQAICHTCGFLKGPTPNFEMRDFAGDDTNLLIDSREKAHSLVGILADKNVVLMRGHGSTVVGSSIGQAVYRAVYTETNARIQATATTLGTIKYLSDAEADACEALNEKQVERTWQLWKHET